The genomic window AGCGCTTGGGAAGGCCCGGCGGAATCGAGGAAGACGTGTAATTATAATCCACCTTCGTGCCACCCGAGGAGACCCGCGTCAGGAGCAaacaaaggggagggaaggagggaaacgaggggagaggagagaaagggggaggaggagagaagggaagaggaaggagaggggagagaagagaaagggggaggagagaagagaaggggaaaggagaggggagaagagaacattataaaaaagagaagagaaggtggaacagagaagaaaagagaaagacggaagagATCGAGGAGAAATCGGAGAAcgaggcaagagagaagagaacagagaaaagagatggtggaaaaggcaagagagaagatggaagagaaaaacaagaggagaaaaggagagagcagaCAGCCCCTTACCTTCGGGGAAGTCGTGGCAGCCGAGGGCCCAGTACCCGGGCGTGAAATCCGTGAGGGAAGTATCAAACGTCTTGAACATGATTGAAGATGAGATGTTGAGTTCCTGAGTGCAATTGCAAGCAAGATTGAGGCTGCTGCTGGTCACCGTGCAAGGCGGGGTTGACGTGCGGGATCCTGGGGGGTTCaaagaggtcaggtcaggtcggtcAGACGGGATTAttacggggaagggggggggtgaaggtaggggggggggaatgatggTGGTGCGTCGGCGGCGATTGAGAAGGTGATGATACAGATGGCGATAGTGATGGGGGAGAGCAGAggatggtggcgatggtggt from Penaeus monodon isolate SGIC_2016 unplaced genomic scaffold, NSTDA_Pmon_1 PmonScaffold_3512, whole genome shotgun sequence includes these protein-coding regions:
- the LOC119570667 gene encoding uncharacterized protein LOC119570667, with product SRTSTPPCTVTSSSLNLACNCTQELNISSSIMFKTFDTSLTDFTPGYWALGCHDFPEDYPNSTSVRCESTATAVTGRTLISPVLIAAAGTSVTVAGFFWTLIAIMVAVA